TGTCAACATGAGACAACACCACAGTAGTAGATCCCAGCATGAGACTCAGTCAGGTTCTTCATGTGGAGATTGTAGAcacagctgtgtgtttgtgtgttgttgtttctCTCACACTGATCATTCCTGCCTCCATGAGTGTAAATGAGTCCTGGATGAGAGTCTTCAGAGTCTTTGAACCAGTAAACTCCGTGTTCTCCATCACAGCTCCCAGTGTGTACTGTACAGTTCAGAATCACAGAGTCTCCTGGATGGATGTTCTCAGAGGACGATAGATCCACTGAAGTCTGGATGGTTAAACCTGATCCTTTAACATCAACTGTAATAGCTGCTTTGAAATGTACTTCATTTCCATAGTTTGCTACACAGAAGTAAATAGCAGAGTCTGAATATCGTAGATCTAAAATTGTGAGGTGATTAGTTTGATTTTCTGTATTCAGTATAATGCGTGGATTCTCGTTGTATTCATGGTAGAAACGAGTTTCCTTCGTGTatctaaaatatttacagaCTAGCTCTGGTTTCTGTCCCAGAGTAAGTTTGTTCCAGGACACCCAAATTAGATCATTCGCTTCATAGAAACACGGTAAAAACACAGTTCCTCCTTTGTGAGCTGATATGAAATCAGCCTGTTGATTCACTAATGAGGATGACGTTAGAAGAGTCTTTTCAACTaaagtgaaacagaaaaaaaatgaacaacaaagtTTTTTGCTAAGATGTCTTTCAAAGCATGAAGAAAAGCTTCTTACATTTCTATCAAATGATATAGAAATAGAACTCACCTGAGAGCAAACCTGTCAGAAATAAGACAAACTCAGCAGATGTCTTCATGCTTGCACTCTTGTACTAAATTGCAGACAGTTAGTCTGTCTCCTCTTTTGCTGAGAAGAAATGGCGTCTGACTGGCCCGTTTGATGTCACACTGTCCCCGCCTCTTAAGACAGGAAGAAATGATCAAAGTGACAAGAGCTTACATTAAAAGGGTGACTTTAGTtcaagaaatattaaaaaaaaactttaaattgtatAATCCAGTGATTTCCCAATATGTAAGTTGGGAGGAAAATGGACACTAATGACTCTGGGAGTTCTGTATCCACCCCCAGGACTTCTACATCCTCTTTGTGTTCTCCCCACATATACCCAAGTTTCCATCTCAATATCCTTTCTCATGCTTCCTATACTATATCTATTACCTCTTATATCAATGATATTGCCACAAATGCCAACACCAACAAATGAGCATAACAAATTCATGAAATCAATCACCTTctggatgattgatggatgtaCGTGGTTTTACTGCAGCAAATTAAAGTGTCTAAGAAAAATGCCCCCCACTACAATCGAAATTAAACAGGGGGAGGAGCAAAAAAACTATATGTTTTTTCTGTAGTaaatgcaaacatgtttttgtacataATGCAGCAACCTAGTGAGTTTATTAAACTGTCCGGTGaatgttaaatgtttgagttcatCAGCTTAATCAAAACTGTGTTTGTTCAACAAAGATAACAAagcaaaatgatcaaaatactcaaaaaaattcaataagaAAATTTAATCTGaagtctggaaaaaaatatcactttaattaaaaaaatggtttgtcactaagaaagcaaaaatttaaaactcTTTCAACCCTTGTACcatcctagacatgtttacattaaaagtggggtcatctggaccccaaatgacagcgcgctgaacaatttttttcaaggattttttgtCTTCAGTGATATCTGTTGCAGACAGAAAAATCTCTCCTCCACCTTTGaaatgggagggatcacacatcaatgtaagggtggggtcatctggacccataagagagcacaagggttaagaacCATTAACACTGTTGGTAACATGACGTTAAAGACAGTATAGCTTTAACCACATGCTGCTGCTTCTGGGGGGTTTCTGCGTTCTTTTGTGGTTCTTCACACCTCACACTCTGCACCTATTCAGATATCAAAACCCAGAACATCATAGTGTTAAAAACAGAACTAGAATCCATATAAAACTGTAACATGGTTTGAATTTTTACAAGAATCACAAAGCTTTTTCAGACAACTCAGTGATTTgtatttgaaattttaaagatATTGGATTGACTGATCAAAACACGCCAGATCTTTTCaacttaaactaaaataaaacataactaATGGCTTTAAATAAACCTCAAGGTTTGTAGAGTTCtgaaaagttaacttttatgcaaaaagttcagaaaaattTGTGTGGTCATAACTTGAGTCTCCTGTAGCAGAAACACAGAGAGCAGCTCAGTTTTTGCTGCCTCTTCTTTACACTTCTCATTCTATTTTTGGATTCTGTTGCTGCTCAGACCACACTGCCCCTCCCTTGTCTACCTTTTAGTATGagttttttagagtttttggaTGCATGAAgatatttgcagatataaaacaaaattcagGTCCATCTGTTTGAAGAACAAACAGCCAAACAGCATCAGCATCCAGATTTCCATCTTCCACTGGAACCTGCTTTTTCTACCCTTCTGGGGGAACTTCAGAGCGTTATAGTTCTGTATTCTGCAGATTAAACTTTTAGACTGAAACTACAATCTAGCCTTCATTCATCTCTTTGCATGAAGGTCTCTGTGGTTTGTCTCATCAGCCTCCACATCAGTGCTAAAGTCCTGAACGCAGCAGCTTCATGAGTCATTGAGAAGCTCAGTCTGTTTCAGGAACACAATGACACAGTCACAACTTTAACAAATAAGCACTGGTGCTCTGAGATGATCAAGTTTATGAAGCTGAGCTGCAGTTCCAGCATATTCCTGATTCTTGTTGGTGGCAGCACACAACACGTGTATCTGCACCTCTCTCTGATGGAAACCTGTttcttctttgctttcagtCAAAGCACATGAACAAAACCCACATGGTCAGAAACTGATGGATAATGACCCAAAATTTAGAAGACCAAATTTAATGCCTGGAACAGAacactttatttaataaatacaaagggTGACCAAAACATGAAGTATATAAAGATGGAAGCACAATTGACTTTACCAGTATTAACTGATAACCACTTAGATACACGGAAGACCTCTGCAAGTGGATTTATTGGTACTGTTCAAGTCATTAGTGTGTGGTCCTTGCACAACCCTCTGAGCTACTTGTGCTCGGCCTGGCTGTTGAAAATGAGGATAGAGGACTGTTTGTGTTGACATGTGACAGGCACATTCAGGATTTATGCACTGTCAGTAAGGAGCCAATATGTGGATTttactaacaactagagtgCAGAGTAAGAACACCATGCAACAGAGATGAAAttctgtggtccccaaaccagatcccctctggCCCCTGACTGCAACTAGAAATTCTGTCTGAACAGAACCAGTGATAAaaggcagccctgccggagtccaacatgtaATAGGATCAGGTTTGACTTACTGCCGGCTGTGCGGTCCAAGCTCAGACTGCTcaggtcatacagagaccggacagccctcagcaaggctccccggaccccgtACTCCCAGAGCATCCTCCACGGGAAACACGGTTGaatgccttctccaaatccacaaaacaaatacggactggatgagcgaactctcattaaccctccagcaccctgaagagggtgtaaaGCTGGTCTAGTGTTCCAtaaccaggacggaaaccgctcTGTTGTTCTCTGATCTGAGGTTCAACTATCGGACGGATTCTACTCTCCaataccctggcatagactttcccaggaaggctgaggagtgtgattccctggtagttggaacacaccctccggtcccccttcttgaaaaggggaaccaccaccccagtctgccagtccagcggtacggttcctgtctgccacacAATGCTGCAAAGatgtgtcagccaagacactcccacagagATTCTACTCACGAAGGGGTTCTGAActgctctttgtctggctcgtaACCCAGGACCTGTcagccatgggagaccctaccagcaTAGCccctgagatcactcaagcactcaaaccccttcACCACGTTAAGGTAGCGGTTCAAGGAGGGGGTGGCAGTAATTTACCATACTAAATAAGTAAAGAAACTAAGTTGTAGATCCTTTGAACCTGATGTTACTGACAGGGTGAAACACAAATCCTGAACACAGAACAGGACAAGAACCaagaaaataaagctgaaaaccAAACAATCCTTGCAAACACGAAGAAAATGTAAACTCCTCACAGAACAAGACCAAGCCTAAATTTGAGCAAGAGGCTTCTCACTATGGGGACTGAGTGCTAAACCACTGCACCGGGTATAGgcaactccagacctcgagggcctcAGTGTCCGCATGAGTTCCAGATACCCAAGCTCTGCCTATGACTGTTTACCTGGTTTAGGTGTGTCCAGCtgattagaacatgccagagcagagcatgttggaaaacatgcaggaatgtggccatcgaggcctggagttgcctatccctgcacAACACCATGATAAACACTCTTTACGGAGGTTAACTGCGTAAGACACCCATTAGAAGGAAAAACCACAATAAAAAGatgagggaaaataaaaaaggaatgcACAAATTTTCAGGGGCTTTATCTGCAAAGCTGGtagctgagcaccgctagctgagcatAGAAAATGGGTGATAATGTTTGTCTTGGGGGTGGTTCTGGCAGTGCAGATTCTTCTCGAAAGGGGCTGTTGTCACATTGTGACTTCAGCTTGTAAGAACCCGCTCAGTTTCATGAGTTGTGAGGGGCAGGTGCTTaaagagcaggtttttagaagattactAAGAAATGCTCGAACgtatcaaaatactgctttgggttTGTTTATAGTGAAggatgaacattaaaatacacttaaaagctcaaaaagttgatttagcatGGTAGAGGCCCTTTAATGTTGTGCTAGAAATATTTTCAACGGatacaaatattttcaacaTCTCTCTTTGTTTATGGTTATTAACTGTATTTAGATGATTTTATCaagaattttggctttttaagaaTTCAAGGTTAGTATGCATATAAAAACGTATCCAGATAATTGGATTCTATTTCTTACCAGTATGTTTCTAAGTGTGAAGCAGACAAGATTGTGTTTCACCTtggatttactgtttttttcttcttcatattTAAGCCGATTTAGGCATAATAAGTATGTTATAttgaaatattgaatttaaGTAGAAATGTATTCTGCTTCTCATGAAAGCTTTAGTCCAGTGTTTGGTGCAGGAAATTtaaccatttcttttttttgtttgttttgttttaatcaaggTCATCTGGACGTGGTTTTTCGTAAGGGACATTTCACATCTTATccaagatgatttttttaaattaatttttgctgATATGAAGCTAACCTGGATAAAAGAGAACCTATAGAGACATGCAGCAAACATGTTTGAGAAAGCACTCCCAAAAATTGCATATTTCCCTAATTgataaatgtgacaaaaatgcaATAGAGTATTATTAATGCCTGCttcaaattatcttaaaaaacaatgcACACTATGTTCCCATTTACAACTGTAAATGATACTCGTTCCTTTCTTGTTCTCTGATATACTTGTGTTAAAGGATGTCTAGAGACGATACAAAGCATGTGATCATTCAGtgacttctgattggtcaatcaCCTTGAGTCCTGACACTTAAAAGTAGAGAACTAACTAGCTTGTCTCAGTGAGCCTCAGCAGGTTCAGAAAATGACTCCTCTGGTGTTTGCTGGCTGTGTGACATGTCTGCTCCTGGGAACAGTGGGtgagtttcttctttttgaggagtgttaataaatatttcatagaTTGATTTCCAAcaactaaattatttaataatatatatacatatattttgttcatttttcccCAGCTTATTCTATGGCTCCATCTGCATCTTTACATTTGAAATCAGTTCTTGTTGGACAGGAAGTGACTTTAAAATGTCTCAGTGATAACAGTCTAACCGTGGTCTTAAAATGGTACAAACAAACTTCAGGACAGAAACCACAACTCATGTCTAATTTCATTAGACACGAGAGTGAAGGAACTTTGGAAGATAACTTTCGGAATGATCCGAGGTTCCAGCTGGAGAGTGGTGCTGGTAAAAACCACCTGAAGATCTCAAATGCACAGACATCAGACTCCGCTACTTACTTCTGTGTTGGTGGATATTCATATGTTTATGAATTTTTTGAGGCATACAGTGTGCATGTGGGGGACTCTTCTTCTTACATCCAGACTTCTGTGGATCAGTCGTCCTCTGAGAACATCCATGCAGGAGACTCTGTGACTCTGAACTGTACAGTACACACTGGGAGCTGTGATGGAGAACACAGAGTTTACTGGTTCAAAGACTCTGAAGACTCTCATCCGGGACTCATTTACACTGATAGAGGCAGGAAGGATCAGTGTGAGAGAAagaagaacacacaaacacacagttgtgTCTACAATCTGCACATGAAGAATCTGACTGAGTCTCATTCTGGgatctactactgtgctgttgTCTCATGTGGACATATACTGTTTGGAAACGGAACCAAACTGGACCTCACAGTTGGTAAGTTATAGTGATATTTGTGGAGTGTgaacacaatattttaaatcataaatgtgtgttttctgactCACTGCAGGTCAGCCAAACTCTTGGTTGGTGTTTTTCTTAACAGGATCTTTGACCTTAATGAGCGTCCTTGTTATTTTTCTGGCTTACAAGAttaagaaacaaaattgttgccCGTCTAAAGGTACACAAACAATGAATCTGAGTTTCTTTTACAGTTGTCTGTCCATGCCGTTtataaaatgcacattttgtcttttaaaaccAGAAGAAAGCTCCACAACTTCCTGTACCCCACACACAGAGGTTagattttatcttattgttgtAACAAATGTTACCATCTCACTGGTTGAAGTAAAGTATTTCTTTCATCTTCAGGCTGAGAACAAAGACGCGGAAAGCCTCCATTACGCTGCTGTTAATGTTAAGAGGTCCAACAGATCCAGAAGACAGAAGAACAACTCCAACACAGAATGTGTTTATGCGAGTGTAAGACAATAGAACTGAACCTATTTTACAATGAATTAGCTGAAGTAAACTTGTACTATATTTTCCAAACTATAAGgaacacttaaaagccttaatttttttagggtaaaattgctaaattaaaaatgtattataatcTTTTACACGGGGATTAATTGTGGTTGTACAAATTTATGTTACAATCATTTTGCAGTATGCAAAACGACATGGCGATCTGTcgaaagtgtttttaatgagttcCAAACAAGGCTTTGTATTACTTCAGATATGCAAACTGCTAAACTAGCGGTatcaattagtttttt
This window of the Oryzias melastigma strain HK-1 unplaced genomic scaffold, ASM292280v2 sc00231, whole genome shotgun sequence genome carries:
- the LOC112139504 gene encoding uncharacterized protein LOC112139504, producing MTPLVFAGCVTCLLLGTVAYSMAPSASLHLKSVLVGQEVTLKCLSDNSLTVVLKWYKQTSGQKPQLMSNFIRHESEGTLEDNFRNDPRFQLESGAGKNHLKISNAQTSDSATYFCVGGYSYVYEFFEAYSVHVGDSSSYIQTSVDQSSSENIHAGDSVTLNCTVHTGSCDGEHRVYWFKDSEDSHPGLIYTDRGRKDQCERKKNTQTHSCVYNLHMKNLTESHSGIYYCAVVSCGHILFGNGTKLDLTVGQPNSWLVFFLTGSLTLMSVLVIFLAYKIKKQNCCPSKEESSTTSCTPHTEAENKDAESLHYAAVNVKRSNRSRRQKNNSNTECVYASVRQ